ggggtgtccggttggctaccactgggctttgagtctctactctgcactcacccacattttcaatgatatgattttgtgttccttgatgcttgatacctgatccctttgacagctcgtgatcacacaagctggtgtgtttcttccttgtgggctttgttgcttctgaactagatggccacttgtttatcttcgagcctttaagaccccaagacactatatcttttgatagctgggcaccatcagttttcttcaccacatttgcttatgcacacgtttgtcttcagtggtcatatcaggaaggttggcacccactgatatgatttttcgttctttgatgtctgataactggtcccttctacacctcgtggtcagcaaaGCTGGtttgcgtcttccatgtgggctttgatgcttctcagctagatggccatctgtttatcttcaagcctttaagaccccagatgctataacttttgatagccgggtaccgttagctttcttcaccacatttgcttatgcatacatttttcttcagcaatcctgtcaggaaggtgtgcatcctgaaatgccagtttaatagaacaaagtgttcttgcattgcgtaagtacttgagtggaggcccaatgtccatctgctgccttagtactaagcctataaatatatgcacatagatctgtttccctacactcatataaatatatttacatatgtacattccagcctttggacctctataaataccctttgtcacctagttctttcctctatttccttttactttcctcttgttccactatcatgctcagccttcatttgggttacagtaatttctctaggttaccttgcccttgctgaatctgtACCAGGCCACTCATACCcttcttgctactgattttggatcacttatttctcccctgtccctgggttggtcagcactacctcCTTGTCCCCtcatccccctctcctgtgtccccccggaaccattggtcccgttgttttctcctccaggctattcatccagtctgtcttatctagatagatctgtagagatagtaacatgcaccaaaaaccaagtcattgcaagataggcaatgagtgagaacacagctaagacaataaaaagggaaaccagttacccatagaagaataaattaattaaaagaaaaaaaattttaaagaaagaaaaacctgtaaatacatcaaggtctgattttcgatctctaggcatgtccttcagtcaggtccaatggggtaccatgctttggcgccagagtctgtcctttgtactccctcgggggctccctgctctgctcccacagttgctctgttgcacgcttttagtggtttgcctcagtgtcactggGTCAGTCTGGACCAGTCCCAaccccctgagggttttatctgttctgaattccatgtgttgagagctcttatctgtaccaaagtgTGTACTCTGGTTAAATTGGATTTGTAcaatagaactgggtcatggtagtgggggcagaggaagcattgaggtactaggggaatgatgtttgtttcgtcagtgctatactgcatcctggttgaatCTCCCTCGTAACCCTTCTGTGGCAGGATGTCcatttatctacagatgggctttggggctctacTCCAATCACCCTCATGAACATTGATATAGTTGtttcttttggatcttttgatacctgatcctgtccacactttatgatcacacaggctggtgtgcttcttacatgtggacttatttgcttccctgctagatggctgcttgtataacttcaagcctttatgagcccaaaggctatatcttttgatagccaaacaccatccactttcttcaccacatttgcttacacacccacttTATTTTCAGTAATCGattcgggaaggtgagtatcaaagagttccagttcattagaacaaagtgttcttctgtttagggaagccttgagtagaggcccaaagtccatctgctatcttaatacttaaatgtatgtacattggcctcatCCCCTTCATATAAattactatatttacatatatacatggctATAGGTATACCTCTATAAGtagctttgcctcctacttctttcctctatttcctttcttctttttttttttttaagaattaaaaagAATTTTTCTTTATTATAGTTTGCATCAGCTAGCCGGGTTCATTTTAGCTCCTTCACTGCCAGACCTGGGGGCAGAGACTGCTTCAGCTTCTCGGCCTTCTCCTTGTCGGTGATGACCAGGGTGTAGAGGTACCTGCTGCACCGCACCTTGAACTTCACATTATCCTTGTTCTTCTTGATCTTCACAGACTTGGCGTCCTTTCGCCGCGCCGTGAGCAGGAAGTCCTTGATCTCTTCGATTTTGCGAGGCATGGCGACGAGGCGCGGACCGGCACCGGCCGGGACACTCACAGCAAGCCACAAGAAGCGAGGAGGGCAGAagagcctctatttcctttcaccgtcctcctgtcccactatcatgctcaccctccactccactctcagtaactcctcttggatatattgcacttgatcaaaccccaccaggcctcctcgccgtcaattttagatctcttgttgttaagCCAGAGCTTTTTGTTCCCAAGTCCATTCCTTAATGAATTCTGTCCTCTTGCTTCATAGAATCAGTGGAATttataaaatttcatttaaagTACATAGACAACAAGGTGTGGCTTGGAAATTTCCTAAGCAGGTATTTCCTGTTACCAGCCAAAGAAAGAAAGTTTCAATTCTTCTACTGTACCACATAGCTTCCTGGTCAACATGTCTGAATGAATTCATTGTAAAATTTTCCTGTAATAAGTAACATAAATTGACTTTCTGTATGGAGTTTTCAGAAGAGCTAATCAGTGGGCATTGAACCTTGACCTAGTGTTTATGGTTTCCTATTCTATTATCTTCCCTCTAGGTCTTCAGATAATGATTTAACCCTGATTCAAAGAGAAAATATAAGCCAATGACAGTGAATTCTTCAACGTCACAGGAGCCGCTGcaggagagaaagctgaggctttctgctcctgtacagatttacagtctcagaaacagaagGGCTGTTCCGCTCCATCCTATAAGGTCAGTATGAGTTAGTCTTGACTctgtggaagtgagtttgggttttagtaTAAGAAAGGCTTGAAGCCTTTTTAATGGTTTAAAAGTGGCACATCCAGAAAGTGAAGGTTATGTGATGAGGTTGGGATTGGTCCAAGTGTTTGAAAGTGAGTGCAAATTGATATAACTTTAAGGCAGAAACAAGTTCTCTCTTTAAATAGATGGCTGCAACTCTGGGAATTGCCTATATTTGCCTTTCCTTGTCTTCTCAGTGGTCGAACTGATTCTCTTCTCAGGTAATGTTCCTCCACATaagctctaaatcagtggtgttCCATGTGTGATCCCGGGACTACAGCATCAGTATCAGCACAGAAACTTGTGTCCCATCCCAGACTTCTCAGAAACTCTGGGAGTAGGGCCCAGCAATATGTTTTAACAAGCCCAGTAATTGATTCTGATGCACACTGACGTTTAAGAactgagctgtatgagccccccaatgaaatgctttataaataaataaagtttaagAACTACTATTCTGAATCTGAACTTTATGGGAACCTATTATAGTCTgatctttctgccaaggagcacttggtggatttgaaccaccaaccttataaTTAGCAGTCCAGGGCTTACcagacagtgccaccagagttccttgtaGCAAAGGTAACAAATGGATAAATCTAAAGGATGCTTTTCAATCATAACCTTACTTGACCTCTCCATAGTTTGTGACACTAttcattttgtttgctttttcttgaATTTATCCTCCTTTGGCCTTTGCACCACTTTTCCTTCTCCTCTACCCCTGACAACTCGTTATCAGTATTTCTCTGGTATTCACCCCACCCACACTTAGCCTTGGTGCCTCATCCTTGGTCTAAGTTTCCTAATAttggtattttcaacattttggaatttttttttgcAGGAGACTATCCTGTCCTTGTAGAATGCTTAGCAGCATtcccaaggagccttggtggtgtagtgattacacggtgggctgctaacccaaaggtcagcagtttgaaaccaccagctgctccacgggagaaagatgaaactttctactcctgtaaagagttactcaccgggggcagttctaccctgccctttggatcactcagagtcagaatcggctctaTAGCCGTGAGTGTGGAATTTAACAACATCTTGGGTCTTTACCCGTCAGATGTCAATAGCACCCTCTACTTCCAGTTATGGCAACCAAAATTGTCTCCAGATATTGCTCAATGTCCCCTGAAAGGAAACATTGCCACATGTTGAGAATTCCTAGTCTAAAAGTATTCCCCCCTGACCCAGTTTTAGTAAGCACTAAGAAGGCTTCTAGGAAAGTTCTTCGCTTGAGAAAGCTGTGGAAGGCCATTCTGTCTCTCTCGCCACCTAAGAGAAGCCATCTGGCTGCAAGTAGCAATCCTCTAACTCTGGATGAAGAAAGAAGCAGTTTCTGATGACAAGGATAAATGACTGGCTCGGCCAGGGCTTCTGAATTTAGTCCTGACTCATAGGCCTT
This window of the Tenrec ecaudatus isolate mTenEca1 chromosome 10, mTenEca1.hap1, whole genome shotgun sequence genome carries:
- the LOC142458236 gene encoding large ribosomal subunit protein eL38; its protein translation is MPRKIEEIKDFLLTARRKDAKSVKIKKNKDNVKFKVRCSRYLYTLVITDKEKAEKLKQSLPPGLAVKELK